The following are encoded together in the Dehalococcoidia bacterium genome:
- a CDS encoding nitronate monooxygenase, which translates to MARPVLRTPLCDMLGIEYPIILAGMGAGSGGSALAELVAAVSEAGGLGVLGAAGLGPEQIHEQCAKIRKLTSKPFGVDILLPGN; encoded by the coding sequence ATGGCCAGGCCCGTCCTCCGCACTCCTCTCTGCGACATGCTCGGCATCGAGTACCCCATCATCCTTGCGGGCATGGGCGCGGGCAGCGGCGGCTCGGCGCTCGCGGAGCTTGTTGCCGCGGTCTCGGAGGCAGGCGGGCTGGGTGTCCTCGGCGCGGCCGGGCTCGGGCCGGAGCAGATCCACGAGCAGTGCGCCAAGATCCGCAAGCTGACCAGCAAGCCCTTCGGCGTGGACATACTGCTGCCCGGGAAC